One window of the Candidatus Izemoplasmatales bacterium genome contains the following:
- a CDS encoding glycoside hydrolase family 16 protein, with translation MIKKILVFSCLSIVLATVIGCDLSTTQATTEPTTVPPTTGTTGTALIDTIPDECSAIPVTGGWIPVWCDEFEEETPTTIVDPSKWTYHTGGGGFGNQELQYYKNADPDNIAIVDGALVITALKETYGTNSYTSTKLWTQATASWKYGKIEMRAKLPEGRGTWPAFWMMPKISKYGNWPDSGEIDIMEHVGYDMNTVLGTLHTERFNGTNGRGGNTDSLITAGTVSSIDVANTYHTYGVVWNEDGIEWYFDGYRFGGVEADDKWRSGYNYDTSVDWPFDQQFYLILNLAIGGTWGGAQGVDDTIFPATFTIDYVRIYQQDYVTGDTMNPSPIDNPVVLWQEGRQAFIRWVASVDDLRVKTYNVYINGALTKKVAVNAVLLTTLKLDSVNVSRSLPKTMRATLRIPTN, from the coding sequence ATGATCAAAAAAATTCTCGTTTTCAGCTGTCTATCGATCGTTCTCGCGACCGTCATAGGATGCGATCTTTCCACCACGCAGGCAACGACCGAGCCCACGACGGTTCCGCCCACGACGGGTACCACCGGAACGGCGTTGATCGATACGATTCCCGACGAATGCTCCGCCATCCCCGTCACCGGCGGCTGGATTCCCGTCTGGTGCGACGAATTTGAAGAGGAAACACCGACCACGATCGTCGATCCGTCGAAATGGACATACCATACGGGCGGCGGCGGGTTCGGCAACCAGGAGCTTCAGTACTACAAGAACGCCGATCCCGACAACATCGCGATCGTCGACGGAGCCCTCGTCATCACCGCGCTCAAGGAAACCTACGGAACCAACAGCTATACGTCGACCAAACTCTGGACGCAGGCGACAGCGAGCTGGAAGTACGGCAAGATCGAGATGCGGGCGAAACTTCCCGAAGGGCGGGGCACCTGGCCGGCCTTTTGGATGATGCCGAAGATCTCGAAATACGGCAACTGGCCCGACAGCGGCGAGATCGACATCATGGAACACGTCGGCTACGACATGAACACCGTCCTCGGAACGCTCCACACCGAACGCTTCAACGGTACGAACGGCCGCGGCGGCAATACCGATTCCCTGATTACGGCGGGGACGGTGTCGAGCATCGATGTGGCCAACACCTATCACACCTATGGCGTCGTCTGGAACGAAGACGGGATCGAATGGTATTTCGACGGGTATCGTTTCGGCGGCGTCGAAGCCGATGATAAATGGAGAAGCGGTTACAACTACGACACCAGCGTCGACTGGCCGTTCGACCAGCAGTTCTATCTGATTCTCAACCTCGCCATCGGCGGTACGTGGGGCGGCGCGCAAGGAGTCGACGACACCATCTTCCCGGCGACCTTCACGATCGACTATGTCCGCATCTACCAGCAGGACTATGTCACCGGCGATACCATGAATCCGAGCCCGATCGACAATCCGGTCGTCCTCTGGCAGGAGGGACGGCAGGCTTTCATCCGCTGGGTGGCGTCCGTCGACGATCTCCGCGTCAAGACTTACAACGTCTATATCAACGGCGCCCTGACGAAGAAGGTCGCCGTCAACGCCGTGCTCCTGACGACGCTGAAGCTCGATTCGGTGAACGTGTCAAGATCGTTGCCGAAGACTATGCGGGCAACACTTCGGATCCCTACGAACTGA
- a CDS encoding DMT family transporter — MKKLLGVGAILITVVFWGVSFISIEALVSNHYIDSITLGFFRYVFAVMFVLVIAFATKMSFRITKKDFFTFFLAGFMGIFMYSIFENSSMLYISSEAASILVSLTPMAAVIGNRLAFREKINATQGLLITLSILGVVLVVFHDGFDLGSSGNAWIGYVFMVLSIVFWTVYTLITKKAGMKYDSLKITTIQSIVALFTFLPTLIFRPFPDFASFSAVEWGHLAFLGIVCSGVCYYLYIFSVDALGVTLPNVFINFVPLFTVLTNVVVFGERIDTLTIAGGAIIVASMTLLTIDSIRSSETGA, encoded by the coding sequence ATGAAAAAGCTGCTCGGCGTCGGAGCGATTCTGATCACCGTCGTCTTTTGGGGTGTCTCCTTCATCTCCATCGAAGCCCTCGTTTCGAACCATTACATCGATTCGATCACCCTCGGGTTCTTCCGATACGTGTTCGCCGTCATGTTCGTTCTCGTCATCGCATTCGCGACGAAAATGAGCTTCCGCATCACGAAAAAAGACTTCTTCACCTTCTTTCTGGCCGGTTTCATGGGAATCTTCATGTATTCGATCTTCGAAAACTCCTCGATGCTCTATATTTCATCGGAGGCGGCTTCGATTCTCGTCTCGCTCACCCCGATGGCGGCCGTCATCGGCAACAGGCTCGCCTTCCGCGAGAAGATCAATGCCACCCAGGGCTTGTTAATCACTCTTTCGATTCTCGGCGTCGTACTGGTCGTCTTCCATGACGGGTTCGACCTTGGAAGTTCGGGCAACGCCTGGATCGGGTACGTCTTCATGGTTCTCTCGATTGTCTTCTGGACGGTCTATACGCTGATCACGAAGAAGGCGGGGATGAAGTACGACAGCCTCAAGATCACGACGATCCAGTCGATCGTCGCCCTGTTTACGTTCCTGCCAACGTTGATATTCAGGCCTTTCCCGGACTTTGCATCCTTCTCCGCGGTCGAGTGGGGGCACCTCGCTTTCCTCGGCATCGTCTGCTCCGGAGTCTGTTATTATCTCTACATCTTTTCGGTCGACGCGCTCGGTGTCACGTTGCCGAACGTCTTCATCAACTTCGTTCCTCTTTTCACGGTGTTGACCAACGTCGTCGTGTTCGGTGAGCGGATCGACACCCTCACGATCGCCGGCGGCGCCATCATCGTCGCATCCATGACGCTTCTCACCATCGACAGCATCCGTTCATCTGAAACCGGGGCATGA
- the rsmA gene encoding 16S rRNA (adenine(1518)-N(6)/adenine(1519)-N(6))-dimethyltransferase RsmA produces MNEATKGIVGRILSESGFRIKKHLGQNFLTDRNILDKIVRAAQISPDTGVIEVGPGLGSLTSGLARAARKVLAYEIDAELIPILDETLKDFTNVTVLHKDILKAKIDEDIADHFENGMEVVVVANLPYYITTPILMRFLETSKRVTRLVLMMQDEVARRVTSEPSTKDYNALTVAIRYRASSTYLFKVPRTVFTPQPNVDSAVVMVAVDPKPRVPAMDDQTFYEIVHRCFSQRRKTIINNLRDKSDLINRDYWERILNLSGIDPMCRAETLKVDDFVRLADVISRERGRKQV; encoded by the coding sequence ATGAACGAAGCCACCAAGGGCATTGTCGGCCGGATTTTATCGGAAAGCGGATTCCGCATCAAGAAGCATCTGGGACAGAACTTCCTGACGGATCGCAACATTCTAGACAAGATCGTGCGTGCAGCGCAAATCAGCCCCGATACCGGCGTGATCGAGGTCGGACCCGGTCTCGGATCGCTGACATCAGGTCTTGCGCGCGCAGCCCGAAAGGTCCTCGCCTACGAGATCGACGCGGAATTGATTCCGATCCTGGATGAAACCTTGAAGGATTTTACGAATGTGACCGTCCTGCATAAGGATATTCTCAAGGCGAAGATCGACGAGGATATCGCCGACCATTTCGAAAACGGTATGGAAGTCGTGGTCGTGGCGAATCTGCCCTATTACATCACAACGCCGATCCTGATGCGTTTTCTCGAAACATCGAAACGGGTCACCAGGCTGGTTCTGATGATGCAGGACGAGGTCGCCAGACGCGTGACCTCAGAACCATCCACCAAAGATTACAACGCATTGACGGTCGCGATCCGATATCGCGCTTCATCCACGTACCTTTTCAAGGTTCCACGCACCGTATTTACCCCGCAACCGAACGTCGATTCAGCCGTCGTCATGGTCGCAGTTGATCCGAAACCCCGTGTTCCGGCCATGGATGATCAAACATTCTACGAAATCGTGCACCGCTGTTTCTCGCAGAGAAGAAAGACTATAATAAATAACCTTAGAGATAAAAGTGACTTAATAAACCGCGATTACTGGGAACGGATCCTGAACCTTTCAGGCATTGATCCAATGTGTCGTGCGGAGACCCTCAAGGTCGATGATTTCGTCAGATTGGCGGATGTCATCAGCCGGGAACGGGGACGAAAGCAGGTGTAA
- a CDS encoding DUF4093 domain-containing protein, with protein sequence MKTEHYMFDRIIVVEGLHDKQKVESVVPGAECIVTNGTEISEATVTLIRQAAATRGVILLLDPDHPGRSITGRLLEIVPDAGVAFLPRRQAISANGRKVGVEHADADAIRMAIDRFRTVNRDRKPLVTVGDLSVRGLVGTKDAATRRAAVAERLSLPPSNAKTLLKWLNMLGISPERLDG encoded by the coding sequence ATGAAAACGGAGCATTATATGTTCGATAGAATCATTGTGGTCGAGGGCCTTCACGACAAGCAGAAAGTAGAATCCGTCGTACCCGGGGCGGAGTGCATCGTGACGAACGGGACAGAGATCTCCGAAGCGACGGTCACATTGATCAGACAAGCCGCCGCGACCCGCGGAGTCATCTTGTTGCTCGACCCCGACCATCCTGGAAGATCCATCACCGGACGACTGCTCGAGATCGTTCCCGACGCCGGCGTCGCCTTCTTGCCACGCCGTCAGGCGATCAGCGCCAACGGTCGCAAGGTCGGCGTCGAACACGCGGATGCGGATGCCATCCGGATGGCAATCGATCGTTTCCGGACGGTGAACCGCGACCGCAAGCCGCTCGTTACGGTCGGCGACCTCTCCGTTCGCGGCCTCGTCGGGACAAAAGACGCCGCAACACGCAGGGCCGCCGTCGCGGAAAGATTGTCGCTTCCTCCATCGAACGCGAAAACGCTGCTCAAATGGCTCAACATGCTGGGGATTTCTCCCGAGCGACTGGACGGATGA
- a CDS encoding diacylglycerol kinase family protein: MQTMIIYNPKSGRQTFAGQVDYVQRRLSACGHDVATYETAYPGQATELARKACEEKYDRIIIVGGDGTFNECVNGMMDFEERPVIGYIPAGTACDIGHTLGLSKNVPKAIDNILTSTSVQMDVVKANDRYFCYVSGNGAYIDISYVTDSRLKKKIGYLAYLVKGIEELFTIPKMRMRIAYDKGEFRGRFSLMLIINSKRVAGINMVYKPTLDDGLVDVVLYRYYFPFNNIIYFFSFILPFWSTPLVKRFRTSSMKIITDTKSKWNVDGESGGVGNQEIKVCRRAISIIIPEKAKRKHFPSQCDYRKD; encoded by the coding sequence ATGCAGACGATGATCATCTACAATCCGAAAAGCGGCAGACAGACCTTCGCCGGACAGGTGGATTACGTCCAGCGGCGCCTTTCGGCATGCGGTCACGACGTCGCAACCTACGAGACGGCCTATCCCGGGCAGGCGACCGAACTCGCCCGGAAAGCCTGCGAAGAGAAATACGACAGGATCATCATCGTCGGCGGCGACGGTACCTTCAACGAATGCGTGAACGGGATGATGGACTTCGAAGAGCGCCCGGTGATCGGATATATCCCCGCCGGGACCGCCTGCGACATCGGCCATACCCTGGGGCTTTCCAAGAACGTGCCCAAGGCCATCGACAACATCCTGACGAGCACCTCCGTGCAGATGGATGTGGTCAAGGCGAACGACCGCTATTTCTGCTATGTATCGGGCAACGGCGCCTACATCGACATCAGCTACGTCACCGACTCGCGTCTCAAGAAGAAGATCGGCTATCTCGCCTATCTCGTCAAGGGCATCGAGGAACTGTTCACGATCCCGAAGATGCGGATGCGCATCGCGTACGACAAGGGCGAGTTCCGGGGGCGGTTCTCGCTGATGCTGATCATCAATTCGAAGCGCGTGGCCGGCATCAACATGGTCTACAAGCCGACCCTTGATGACGGACTCGTCGACGTCGTCCTCTATCGTTACTATTTTCCATTCAACAACATCATCTACTTTTTCTCCTTCATCCTGCCGTTCTGGTCGACGCCGCTCGTCAAGCGCTTCCGGACCAGCTCGATGAAGATCATCACCGACACGAAGTCGAAATGGAATGTCGACGGCGAGTCGGGAGGGGTCGGAAATCAGGAAATCAAGGTCTGCCGCAGAGCGATTTCGATTATCATTCCGGAAAAGGCGAAGCGCAAGCACTTTCCCTCTCAGTGCGATTACCGAAAAGATTGA
- a CDS encoding HAD-IA family hydrolase, which yields MPRIDTVLFDLDGTLVDSIPLIAGTLRKTLHEFHPEITVSQSDVDAMIGPPLSATFARYTADEATVAAMIGRYRRIYKETELDSIRIYPGVKDALVTLKAQGRRLGIVTTKFTESAMPSLVHFGIVDLFDVIVGLEHVKNHKPHPEPVEKALCALSSGHAVMIGDTEGDLLAGKAAGTLTCAVGWSHRRDALAALSPDFWIDDYADLVSAIERYESKEEH from the coding sequence GTGCCTCGCATCGATACCGTACTGTTCGATCTCGACGGAACCCTCGTCGATTCGATTCCGCTGATCGCGGGTACGCTCAGGAAGACGCTTCATGAATTCCATCCCGAAATCACGGTCTCGCAAAGCGATGTCGACGCCATGATCGGCCCGCCGCTGTCGGCGACGTTCGCGCGTTATACCGCGGACGAGGCGACCGTCGCCGCGATGATCGGGCGTTACCGCCGGATCTACAAGGAGACCGAACTCGATTCGATCCGCATCTACCCCGGGGTCAAGGATGCGCTGGTTACGTTGAAGGCGCAGGGACGCCGTCTCGGCATCGTGACCACCAAGTTCACCGAATCGGCGATGCCGTCGCTCGTCCACTTCGGCATCGTCGACCTGTTCGACGTCATCGTCGGCCTCGAACACGTCAAGAACCACAAACCCCATCCCGAACCCGTGGAGAAGGCGCTATGCGCCCTGTCGAGCGGCCATGCGGTGATGATCGGGGACACCGAGGGCGACCTGCTCGCCGGCAAGGCGGCCGGCACGCTCACATGCGCCGTCGGCTGGTCGCACCGTCGCGACGCGCTCGCGGCGTTGTCGCCCGATTTCTGGATCGACGATTACGCGGACCTCGTGTCCGCGATCGAACGTTACGAGTCGAAGGAGGAACATTGA
- a CDS encoding HIT family protein, giving the protein MDCVFCRILNGEIPSYKVFENDDVLAILDISQATKGHTLIIAKKHYKNLYDIDAALAGNVFSVVPRVANAIKKAFNPIGMNVVVNTEKPLQTVFHFHIHLIPRYPNDGVDIDFINNAGNTTRETYADTAARIRDNF; this is encoded by the coding sequence ATGGATTGCGTATTCTGCAGGATTCTGAATGGAGAGATTCCCTCTTACAAAGTGTTCGAGAACGACGACGTGCTCGCCATACTCGACATCTCCCAGGCGACCAAGGGCCATACCCTCATCATCGCCAAAAAACACTACAAGAATCTTTACGACATCGACGCCGCGCTCGCCGGAAATGTCTTCTCGGTCGTGCCGAGAGTCGCCAACGCCATCAAGAAGGCCTTCAACCCGATCGGCATGAACGTCGTCGTCAACACCGAGAAGCCGCTTCAGACGGTCTTCCACTTCCACATCCATCTGATTCCGCGCTACCCGAACGACGGCGTCGACATCGACTTCATCAACAACGCCGGAAACACCACGCGCGAAACCTACGCCGATACCGCCGCCCGCATCCGCGACAACTTCTAG
- the gyrA gene encoding DNA gyrase subunit A: MDELNNKPVAPLIVGNRLVDTEITHEMKTSFLSYAMSVIVARALPDVRDGLKPVHRRILFGMDELGVYPDKQYKKSARIVGDVMGKYHPHGDSSIYDAMVRMAQDFSYRYPLVNGHGNFGSVDGDGAAAMRYTEAKMDKITVEMLRDLRKNTVDFVDNYDGTEKEPKVLPAKFPNLLVNGANGIAVGMATNIPPHNLNEVVDGYVAYVRNPEIDDLELMNYIKGPDFPTGGVILGQAGIREAYLTGRGQIRVQAKTEIVEHANGKKSIIVREIPYQVNKTTLIERIAELAKDKKIEGITDLRDESNRNGMRVVMELRRDVNPEVFLNNLYKNSQLQITFAVNMLALVDDKPETLTLKQIIAHYFRHQLDVLVRKTRFDLEKATARDHLLKGLIIALDNIEAVVATIRGSYDDTETRLMDRFGLSEIQAKAILAMQLRKLSGLEQGKIHEELAEIEKAIAFYQTVLESEQVRHEILIQEALDIKARFGDARRTAIDLDADFDIEDEDLIPVEDVIIAVTTNGYVKRMNVDVYKSQNRGGRGKTGVKCNEDDVVDSIISTSTHDYLLFFTSLGRVYKMKGYKIPSLGRNSKGLPIVNLLNLVEHEKLAAIMSVKDFENGFLFFTTRDGVVKRTKVSDFQNIRTNGIRAVSLRDGDELHSVKLTDGDRDIIIGASNGKAIRFNEEDVRYMGRNAAGVKGIELEEGEAVIGVSVVTEDYNEILAITERGYGKRTIVDEYRLQQRGGKGVKTINVTEKNGGLSKLVSVTPDEDLLVVTDKGMIIRVPIDQIAQTKRSTQGVRVINLMEGHQVATVAIVPRSEEVAEGAVAEDSAADAPVVEKTEPMAVENAAKLSEDYHRFLNQEEPEEDADSETDGEADADEPEVDELLKDSY; this comes from the coding sequence ATGGACGAGTTGAACAACAAACCGGTCGCGCCGCTCATCGTCGGCAACAGGCTGGTGGACACCGAAATCACGCACGAGATGAAGACGTCGTTTCTGAGCTACGCGATGTCCGTCATCGTCGCCCGCGCCCTTCCGGACGTGCGCGACGGCCTGAAGCCGGTGCACCGCCGCATCCTCTTCGGCATGGACGAACTCGGCGTCTATCCCGACAAGCAATACAAGAAATCCGCCCGCATCGTCGGCGACGTCATGGGCAAGTACCATCCCCACGGCGATTCCTCGATCTACGACGCGATGGTCCGCATGGCGCAGGATTTCAGCTACCGCTATCCGCTCGTCAACGGCCACGGCAACTTCGGATCGGTCGACGGCGACGGCGCCGCGGCGATGCGCTACACCGAAGCGAAGATGGACAAGATCACGGTCGAGATGCTCCGCGACCTGCGCAAGAACACGGTCGATTTCGTCGACAACTACGACGGTACCGAAAAAGAGCCGAAGGTCCTGCCTGCGAAGTTCCCGAATTTGCTCGTGAACGGGGCGAACGGCATCGCCGTCGGCATGGCGACCAACATCCCGCCGCACAACCTGAACGAGGTCGTGGACGGGTATGTCGCCTACGTCCGCAATCCCGAGATCGACGACCTCGAGCTGATGAACTACATCAAGGGGCCCGATTTTCCGACGGGCGGCGTCATCCTCGGCCAGGCCGGCATCCGCGAGGCCTACCTCACCGGCCGCGGCCAGATCCGAGTCCAGGCGAAGACCGAGATCGTCGAGCACGCCAACGGCAAGAAGTCGATCATCGTGCGGGAGATCCCCTACCAGGTCAACAAGACCACGCTGATCGAGCGGATCGCCGAACTCGCGAAGGACAAGAAGATCGAAGGCATCACCGACCTGCGCGACGAATCCAACCGAAACGGCATGCGCGTCGTCATGGAACTGCGTCGCGACGTCAATCCCGAGGTCTTCCTGAACAACCTCTACAAGAACTCCCAGCTCCAGATCACCTTCGCGGTAAACATGCTCGCGCTCGTCGACGACAAGCCGGAGACGCTCACCTTGAAGCAGATCATCGCCCACTACTTCCGCCACCAGCTCGACGTCCTGGTCCGCAAGACCCGCTTCGACCTCGAAAAGGCGACGGCGAGAGACCATCTCCTGAAGGGCCTGATCATCGCCCTCGACAACATCGAGGCCGTCGTCGCGACGATCCGCGGCTCCTACGACGACACCGAGACGCGGCTGATGGATCGGTTCGGACTCTCCGAGATTCAGGCCAAGGCGATCCTCGCGATGCAGCTGCGCAAGCTCTCCGGCCTCGAACAAGGCAAGATCCACGAGGAACTCGCCGAGATCGAGAAGGCGATCGCCTTCTACCAGACCGTCCTCGAAAGCGAGCAGGTGCGTCACGAGATCCTCATTCAGGAAGCGCTCGACATCAAGGCGCGCTTCGGCGACGCACGCCGCACCGCGATCGACCTCGACGCCGACTTCGACATCGAGGACGAGGACCTGATCCCCGTCGAAGACGTCATCATCGCCGTCACCACGAACGGCTACGTCAAGCGCATGAACGTCGACGTCTACAAGTCGCAGAACCGCGGCGGACGCGGCAAGACCGGCGTCAAATGCAACGAGGACGACGTGGTGGATTCGATCATCTCGACGTCGACCCACGACTACCTGCTCTTCTTCACGAGCCTCGGACGCGTCTACAAGATGAAGGGCTACAAGATCCCGTCGCTCGGACGCAACTCCAAGGGCCTTCCGATCGTCAACCTGCTCAATCTCGTCGAACACGAGAAGCTCGCCGCGATCATGAGCGTCAAGGACTTCGAGAACGGGTTCCTGTTCTTCACGACCCGCGACGGCGTCGTCAAGCGCACCAAGGTCTCCGACTTCCAGAACATCCGCACCAACGGTATCCGCGCCGTCTCGCTGCGCGATGGCGACGAACTCCACAGCGTCAAGCTGACGGACGGCGACCGCGACATCATCATCGGCGCATCCAACGGCAAGGCGATCCGCTTCAACGAGGAAGACGTCCGCTACATGGGCAGGAACGCCGCCGGCGTCAAGGGCATCGAACTCGAGGAAGGCGAAGCCGTGATCGGCGTCAGCGTCGTCACGGAGGACTACAACGAGATCCTCGCGATCACCGAACGCGGCTACGGCAAGCGTACCATCGTCGACGAGTACCGCCTCCAGCAGCGCGGCGGGAAGGGTGTCAAGACGATCAACGTGACCGAGAAGAACGGCGGCTTGAGCAAGCTCGTGAGCGTCACGCCGGACGAGGATCTGCTCGTCGTCACCGACAAGGGCATGATCATCCGCGTGCCGATCGACCAGATCGCGCAGACCAAACGTTCGACCCAGGGCGTCCGGGTCATCAACCTCATGGAGGGACACCAGGTCGCGACGGTCGCGATCGTGCCGCGATCCGAAGAGGTCGCCGAGGGCGCCGTCGCGGAGGATTCGGCCGCGGACGCACCCGTCGTCGAAAAGACCGAACCGATGGCGGTCGAGAACGCCGCGAAACTTTCCGAAGACTACCACCGCTTCCTCAACCAGGAGGAACCGGAGGAGGATGCGGATTCCGAAACCGATGGGGAGGCCGACGCGGACGAACCCGAGGTCGACGAACTCCTGAAAGACAGCTACTGA